From Toxorhynchites rutilus septentrionalis strain SRP chromosome 2, ASM2978413v1, whole genome shotgun sequence, a single genomic window includes:
- the LOC129768043 gene encoding MAM and LDL-receptor class A domain-containing protein 2-like: MIFRLSRISILALALWLLGISYTAGQSYRVTHLRPGRPLKPLVLKSSPECSVPYFPNGITKLRQRSRMIRFTCASGFTLVGNTYSMCEKGRWDTQIPICIRSGCTELAAIENGQISYEHGQAAAMLFCSTGYQVAGSTKAYCNGTHWDRPLGSCRRTGIAVQTVCDFEVDDHCGWMNEATHDFDWKRSDGVVSPKALKTGPKHDHTTMVPRAGHFMMVDSVEQFTNETARFMSPIYPANYSSKACFLFYYHMFGDSVGTLSVHVRASSKLLDELNKDTASLVLSGNHRNVWNEGYFDLQELSEDFQIVIEATLGMKYKSDIAIDDVSLLSGDDCRYKSTEDDAVEVSSIVPEEEPQEEPSVDDVFKIDSCENRCGKNITLPPQVDQKNWIHCDCIEGCVDSKTCCPDYVELCVFVDQNPNFLSTSTTTSTAKSTQMQSTTSTLSTVTNTSTTIPTSTTAKTTKPTVALTSSSTTAIIPTSKSAPTVSTPSSLNPTNKTTFPYNLRPRNTTVKPVFVPMLRTRRTTTSTTTVDEAVLHDETTESSVAIKMYDKWSEWDEDWAVEAKPNLSRIFLFTAIGAMSVGCTVLLIVLHIRRNTGTSVLNRLKQQSMKKKSGSAEGFDDVRFLAADEHLDFSIPDDGEEAVEGSGDNDAEKNTENKVARKAKSKLCISQL, from the exons ATGATTTTCCGTTTATCAAGAATCTCGATCTTGGCGCTGGCGCTTTGGCTGCTGGGAATTTCCTACACCGCCGGGCAATCATATCGAG TAACCCATCTCCGTCCGGGACGACCACTGAAGCCACTGGTGCTGAAGAGTAGCCCTGAATGTTCCGTGCCGTACTTTCCCAATGGGATCACCAAACTACGACAGCGTAGTAGGATGATCCGGTTCACGTGCGCCAGTGGATTCACGCTTGTCGGTAATACGTACTCAATGTGTGAGAAAGGACGCTGGGATACACAGATACCGATCTGCATCA GATCCGGATGTACAGAATTAGCGGCGATTGAGAATGGTCAAATTTCCTACGAACATGGACAAGCCGCTGCGATGTTGTTTTGCAGTACCGGTTATCAGGTGGCGGGATCGACCAAAGCATATTGTAACGGAACACACTGGGATCGTCCTTTAGGTAGCTGCAGGAGGACGGGAATTGCGGTGCAAACCGTTTGCGATTTTGAAGTAGATGATCACTGTGGATGGATGAACGAAGCGACGCATGATTTCGATTGGAAGAGGAGCGATGGAGTAGTGTCGCCCAAAGCGCTTAAAACGGGTCCAAAGCATGATCATACGACGATGGTTCCTCGTGCGG GACACTTCATGATGGTGGATTCTGTTGAGCAGTTTACGAATGAAACTGCCCGTTTTATGTCTCCGATATACCCGGCCAATTATAGCTCGAAGGCATGCTTTTTATTCTACTATCACATGTTTGGTGATTCCGTGGGAACTCTATCCGTACATGTGAGAGCATCATCAAAATTATTAGACGAACTGAACAAGGATACCGCAAGTCTAGTGCTGAGCGGCAATCATCGTAATGTTTGGAACGAAGGGTATTTCGATCTGCAGGAACTGTCGGAAGATTTTCAAATCGTGATCGAAGCTACTTTGGGAATGAAATACAAAAGTGATATAGCTATCGATGATGTCAGCTTGTTGAGTGGAGACGATTGTCGTTACAAATCAACGGAAGATGACGCAGTGGAAGTATCGTCTATAGTACCGGAAGAAGAACCTCAAGAGGAGCCGAGTGTCGACGACGTTTTCAAAATAGACTCGTGTGAGAATCGTTGTGGAAAGAATATCACTTTGCCGCCCCAAGTTGACCAAAAGAATTGGATTCACTGTGATTGTATTGAGGGATGCGTTGATTCCAAAACATGTTGTCCAGACTACGTAGAATTGTGTGTTTTCGTCGACCAAAATCCTAATTTTCTGAGCACAAGCACTACGACATCTACCGCGAAGTCAACGCAAATGCAGAGTACAACTTCTACACTTTCAACAGTGACTAATACATCAACAACTATTCCAACTTCAACGACCGCCAAAACAACGAAGCCGACTGTAGCGTTAACTTCCTCGTCCACGACAGCAATCATTCCTACTTCCAAAAGTGCTCCCACAGTTTCAACGCCATCTTCCCTTAATCCAACAAATAAAACTACCTTCCCTTACAACCTCAGACCGCGAAATACAACAGTGAAGCCAGTGTTCGTTCCGATGCTGCGGACTAGAAGAACCACAACCTCAACTACAACTGTCGACGAAGCTGTGCTTCATGATGAAACCACAGAATCTTCGGTGGCGATAAAAATGTACGACAAGTGGAGCGAATGGGACGAGGACTGGGCGGTTGAAGCGAAGCCAAATTTATCACGAATCTTCCTTTTCACTGCCATTGGCGCTATGTCCGTCGGATGCACTGTGCTGTTGATTGTGTTGCACATCCGTAGGAATACAGGCACGAGCGTTCTGAACCGGTTGAAGCAACAATCGATGAAGAAGAAATCGGGAAGCGCGGAAGGGTTTGATGACGTTAGGTTTTTAGCGGCGGATGAACACTTGGATTTCAGCATACCGGATGATGGTGAAGAAGCTGTTGAAGGCAGCGGAGATAACGATGCAGAAAAGAATACGGAGAACAAAGTGGCTAGGAAAGCGAAAAGTAAACTCTGCATATCGCAATTATAA
- the LOC129768663 gene encoding MAM and LDL-receptor class A domain-containing protein 1-like, whose protein sequence is MIPRLSEQFILFSMLLLVPFSWADIQNNKSSSRYLRPVLRNSRSNICPTPYFPHGLIRIRMRGKFMIFECFDGFSLVGDKYLLCKNGRWDSAVPICAKPGCGVLPAVENGFIFYENTDAAATVYCNSGYQVSGSMYSYCDGYRWDRQLGYCRETGLTVQTSCDFEVVDWCGWTNEASHETGWKRSAGVISKKVLKTGPSSDHTTGVPLNGHFIMIDSSEQFTNDSAYLFSPVYTSNYSMNACFQFYYHMFGDSVGTLAVYVKPLTMTLDGVIRMGGYFSVNGSHGNTWNEGFFKLQPQNESFQLVFGSSLGMRFRSDIAIDDVTLLNDEQCLGTTVTDENIPTLDGMIYRIDSCEFRCWDNASVTLGKSDPSVVNCDCYEGCEETSSCCPDFVERCVFNLLKDNDRYEYSEDSITPINPITTYTSENIDVHFVTSRTEIIEATTIYSTFCYLFAGLVMVIGVAIWIQRERFLAIFYQVRKKMIEDENVYRSTLEDMQFLAVNEELSCTNVSEECESIHGEQWRIPTNQIICKE, encoded by the exons ATGATTCCTCGCTTATCAGAACAGTTTATCTTATTCTCTATGCTTTTACTTGTTCCTTTTTCTTGGGCTGATATACAGAACAACAAAA GTTCCTCGAGATACCTGCGGCCAGTGTTACGGAATTCCAGAAGTAATATATGTCCGACACCTTATTTTCCGCATGGGCTCATAAGAATTCGAATGCGTGGAAAGTTTATGATCTTCGAGTGTTTCGATGGGTTTAGTTTAGTTGGAGATAAGTACTTGCTCTGTAAGAATGGTCGTTGGGATTCTGCTGTTCCCATCTGCGCTA AACCCGGGTGTGGAGTTCTGCCGGCAGTGGAGAATGGATTCATCTTTTACGAAAATACGGATGCAGCCGCAACTGTGTACTGTAATAGCGGATATCAAGTGTCGGGATCTATGTATAGCTATTGCGATGGATATCGCTGGGATCGACAGTTGGGTTACTGCCGGGAGACAGGATTAACCGTGCAAACTAGTTGTGATTTTGAAGTGGTAGACTGGTGTGGATGGACGAACGAAGCATCCCACGAGACAGGTTGGAAAAGAAGTGCCGGAGTGATCTCCAAAAAAGTGCTGAAAACTGGACCTTCATCTGATCATACAACCGGTGTACCGTTGAATG GACATTTTATtatgattgattcaagtgaacAGTTTACGAATGACTCAGCTTATTTGTTCTCCCCTGTCTACACGAGTAACTACAGCATGAACGCCTGTTTCCAGTTTTACTACCACATGTTTGGTGATTCGGTTGGAACACTTGCTGTGTACGTCAAACCACTGACTATGACGTTGGATGGTGTGATAAGAATGGGCGGGTATTTTTCAGTGAACGGCAGCCATGGAAACACATGGAATGAGGGATTCTTCAAGCTTCAACCGCAAAATGAAAGTTTCCAACTTGTTTTCGGATCATCGTTGGGGATGCGCTTCAGAAGCGATATAGCAATTGATGATGTTACATTACTGAATGATGAACAGTGTCTAGGAACTACAGTAACGGATGAAAACATTCCCACATTGGATGGTATGATATACAGAATTGATTCCTGTGAATTTCGCTGTTGGGATAATGCTTCTGTTACTTTGGGAAAATCCGATCCAAGTGTAGTTAACTGTGACTGTTATGAGGGATGTGAAGAGACGAGTTCATGCTGCCCTGACTTTGTGGAACGTTGcgtttttaatttgttgaaagATAATGATAGGTACGAGTATTCTGAAGACTCCATCACTCCTATTAATCCGATTACGACATATACGAGTGAAAATATTGATGTCCACTTCGTTACGAGTAGAACAGAAATAATAGAAGCGACCACCATCTATTCGACTTTTTGTTATCTATTTGCTGGATTAGTTATGGTAATTGGTGTCGCGATATGGATTCAACGTGAAcgttttttggcaattttttatCAGGTTAGAAAGAAAATGATAGAAGATGAGAATGTATACAGGAGCACTTTGGAGGATATGCAGTTTTTGGCAGTCAACGAGGAACTCAGTTGTACTAACGTTTCGGAAGAATGTGAAAGTATTCACGGTGAACAGTGGAGGATTCCAACAAATCAGATTATTTGTaaggaataa